A genomic segment from Dermatobacter hominis encodes:
- a CDS encoding response regulator, with protein sequence MTTAQPIRILLVEDDPGDVLLTQEALADSKLLHELEVINDGAAALERIQRSTGADGEPMPDLILLDLNLPKVDGRGVLAQLKGDPATSHVPVVVLTTSDAAEDVSTSYGLHANAYVCKPVDFARFHEVIRSIDDFFLTVVRLPTR encoded by the coding sequence ATGACCACCGCCCAGCCCATCCGGATCCTGCTCGTGGAGGACGACCCCGGCGACGTGCTCCTCACCCAGGAGGCGCTCGCCGACAGCAAGCTCCTGCACGAGCTCGAGGTGATCAACGACGGTGCCGCGGCGCTCGAGCGGATCCAGCGCAGCACGGGCGCCGACGGCGAGCCGATGCCCGACCTCATCCTGCTGGACCTCAACCTGCCGAAGGTCGACGGCCGCGGCGTGCTCGCCCAGCTCAAGGGCGATCCCGCGACCAGCCACGTGCCGGTCGTGGTGCTCACCACGTCCGACGCCGCCGAGGACGTCAGCACGTCCTACGGGCTGCACGCCAACGCCTATGTGTGCAAGCCAGTGGACTTCGCCCGGTTCCACGAGGTCATCCGGTCGATCGACGACTTCTTCCTGACCGTCGTCCGCCTGCCGACGCGCTGA
- a CDS encoding AI-2E family transporter, with protein sequence MDRRPVPWRTIWAAIASVAAAVLLVVLVIAVSRILIWLLVAVVLAVALNPAVDVLVRRAHMRRGLAATVVVLLGLVIMAGLVFLFVRPLVEQGSQFADDLPEFVDDAQNGRGPVGDLVERYDLADWVRDQRDQLQGDIGQLGSQSLAVLGTIGSAVAATVTVFVLTFMILIEGNRIAAGALSLVPDRHREHVARVGADCARAVTGYVTGNLLLSVIAGGTSFIAMLATGTPFAGLLALWVGLTDLIPLVGALLGAVIVVLVALLHDPTAAIVMAVFFLVYQQVENHLLQPAVQSRTVKLNPLTVLVSALIGIELGGFLGALLAIPVAGVITVIIRDVHLGMREELQGVTVGADEEPVDETDDEPAFVERSGDEVVAPEERADALAAGEPFPDDG encoded by the coding sequence GTGGACCGACGTCCGGTGCCGTGGCGGACGATCTGGGCGGCGATCGCGTCGGTCGCCGCCGCCGTGCTGCTCGTGGTGCTCGTGATCGCCGTGAGCCGGATCCTGATCTGGCTGCTGGTCGCCGTCGTGCTGGCCGTCGCCCTCAACCCCGCGGTCGACGTGCTGGTCCGGCGTGCGCACATGCGGCGCGGCCTCGCCGCGACCGTGGTGGTGCTCCTGGGCCTCGTCATCATGGCCGGGCTGGTCTTCCTGTTCGTGCGGCCGTTGGTGGAGCAGGGCTCGCAGTTCGCCGACGACCTGCCCGAGTTCGTCGACGACGCCCAGAACGGCCGTGGACCGGTCGGCGACCTGGTGGAGCGCTACGACCTCGCGGACTGGGTCCGGGACCAGCGCGACCAGCTGCAGGGCGACATCGGCCAGCTCGGCAGCCAGAGCCTCGCGGTGCTCGGAACCATCGGCTCCGCCGTCGCCGCCACGGTCACCGTGTTCGTCCTGACCTTCATGATCCTGATCGAGGGCAACCGCATCGCGGCCGGCGCGCTCTCCCTCGTGCCGGACCGCCACCGGGAGCACGTGGCCCGGGTCGGCGCCGACTGCGCCCGGGCGGTCACCGGCTACGTGACCGGCAACCTGCTCCTCTCGGTGATCGCGGGCGGCACGAGCTTCATCGCGATGCTCGCGACGGGCACGCCGTTCGCCGGGCTGCTGGCGCTGTGGGTCGGCCTCACCGACCTCATCCCGCTGGTGGGGGCGCTGCTCGGCGCCGTCATCGTCGTCCTGGTGGCGCTCCTGCACGACCCCACCGCGGCGATCGTGATGGCCGTGTTCTTCCTCGTGTACCAGCAGGTGGAGAACCACCTCCTGCAACCGGCCGTCCAGTCGAGGACCGTCAAGCTCAACCCCCTGACCGTCCTCGTCAGCGCGCTGATCGGGATCGAGCTGGGTGGGTTCCTGGGCGCGCTGCTCGCCATCCCCGTCGCGGGCGTGATCACGGTGATCATCCGGGACGTGCACCTCGGGATGCGGGAGGAGCTGCAGGGCGTGACGGTCGGCGCCGACGAGGAACCGGTCGACGAGACCGACGACGAGCCGGCGTTCGTGGAGCGCTCGGGTGACGAGGTGGTCGCTCCCGAGGAGCGTGCGGACGCCCTGGCGGCGGGCGAGCCGTTCCCCGACGACGGCTGA
- a CDS encoding NRAMP family divalent metal transporter produces the protein MKKVLPVFLGILTAIGGFVDMGDLVANAAVGARFGMNLAWVVILGIVGIVLYAEMSGRVAAITGRAVFDLVRDRLGPRAAALNLGASFFINALTLIAELAGVAIAISLVASVSYLLLVPLVAVLVWLVIWRMPFERMEQVFGLLGLGLVVFVVAVVRIGPDWSELLHEATAPKIPHDESIWTTAYYAVALFGAAMTPYEVFFFSSGAVEERWTSKDLAIEKANVLVGFPLGGLLSLGIMAASAIVLLPAGIEVEQLSQVPLPVVESVGKVGLAVALVGIFGATFGAALETALSAGYGVAQYFGWQWGKYVRPRQAARFHLVVVLTIMGAALVALSGVDPVKVTEYSIVLSAAALPLTYLPILVVANDPEYMGDRCNGRFTNLLASIYLVILLLVAVAAIPLIIITKGGA, from the coding sequence GTGAAGAAGGTGCTGCCGGTCTTCCTCGGCATCCTGACGGCGATCGGCGGGTTCGTGGACATGGGCGACCTCGTCGCCAACGCTGCGGTCGGGGCCCGGTTCGGCATGAACCTGGCCTGGGTCGTGATCCTCGGGATCGTCGGCATCGTCCTCTACGCGGAGATGTCGGGACGGGTCGCCGCCATCACGGGGCGCGCGGTGTTCGACCTGGTCCGGGACCGGCTGGGCCCACGGGCCGCGGCGCTGAACCTCGGGGCGTCGTTCTTCATCAACGCGCTCACGCTGATCGCGGAGCTCGCCGGCGTCGCCATCGCCATCTCGCTCGTCGCCAGCGTCAGCTACCTGCTCCTCGTCCCGCTCGTGGCCGTGCTCGTCTGGCTCGTGATCTGGCGCATGCCGTTCGAGCGGATGGAGCAGGTGTTCGGACTGCTCGGGCTCGGGCTCGTCGTCTTCGTGGTGGCGGTCGTCAGGATCGGGCCGGACTGGTCGGAGCTCCTGCACGAGGCGACCGCGCCGAAGATCCCGCACGACGAGAGCATCTGGACCACGGCGTACTACGCCGTCGCCCTGTTCGGCGCCGCCATGACGCCCTACGAGGTGTTCTTCTTCTCGTCCGGCGCCGTGGAGGAGCGGTGGACGTCGAAGGACCTCGCGATCGAGAAGGCGAACGTCCTCGTGGGCTTCCCGCTCGGGGGCCTGCTGTCGCTCGGCATCATGGCCGCCTCGGCGATCGTGCTCCTGCCCGCCGGCATCGAGGTCGAGCAGCTGTCGCAGGTCCCGCTCCCGGTCGTGGAGTCGGTCGGCAAGGTGGGGCTCGCCGTGGCCCTGGTCGGGATCTTCGGCGCCACCTTCGGCGCGGCGCTCGAGACCGCGCTGTCGGCCGGCTACGGGGTGGCCCAGTACTTCGGGTGGCAGTGGGGCAAGTACGTCCGGCCGAGGCAGGCCGCCCGGTTCCACCTGGTCGTCGTGCTCACGATCATGGGTGCGGCCCTGGTGGCGCTCTCGGGCGTCGACCCGGTGAAGGTCACCGAGTACTCGATCGTGCTCAGCGCGGCGGCCCTGCCGCTGACCTACCTGCCGATCCTCGTCGTCGCCAACGATCCCGAGTACATGGGCGACCGGTGCAACGGTCGGTTCACCAACCTGCTCGCCTCGATCTACCTCGTGATCCTGCTCCTGGTCGCCGTCGCCGCGATCCCGCTCATCATCATCACCAAGGGGGGCGCATGA
- a CDS encoding NAD(+) synthase, translating to MVADPGADRSFWSPYRHGFARLAAAVPALAVTDVDANVAGTIDLLRAAHERDVAAVVFPELGLTGYSSQDLFHQQALVEAAMTGLDRVRAATEGLVPLTVVGLPLRLGHQLFNVAVALHDGDVLGVVPKAYLPNYREFYEKRHFSAARDAPTGSIEVLGREVPFGAGLLFAARDLPDLVVGVEICEDLWAPLPPSTLMAMAGATVLLNPSGSNITIGKDAYRRSLCSTHSAQTISAYVYSAAGSGESTTDLAWDGHALICENGGILAESERHATEPQLVVRDVDLDRLVADRIRTTSFTDAASDHRAQLAPRRVPFTLGLPDRASPLERAVPRFPFVPTDGPDRDDRCAEVYAIQTSGLVTRLRATGIEKVVVGVSGGLDSTQALLVAARSMDLLGLPRTNVLGVTMPGFATSDRTLADALALMDALGVHADTIDIRPAAQQMLEDLGHPAATGAPDYDVTYENVQAGARTSLLFRLANRHGALVVGTGDLSELALGWCTYGVGDQMSHYGVNASVPKTLVKDLVRWVARSDAFEPATAEVLESILATGISPELVPGSPGDDPDAGPHQRSEDVVGPYDLQDFHLYHVLRFGYRPSKVAFLAHHAWGDRTRGDWPSSVAEEDRHEYDVATLLRWQRKFLVRFFGTSQFKRSAMPDGPKVGSGGSLSPRGDWRAPSDGSAAVWLAELDHVAAELDLA from the coding sequence GTGGTCGCCGACCCGGGCGCCGATCGCTCCTTCTGGTCGCCGTACCGGCACGGGTTCGCGCGCCTCGCCGCTGCGGTCCCGGCCCTGGCGGTGACCGATGTCGACGCCAACGTCGCGGGCACGATCGACCTGCTGCGCGCCGCGCACGAGCGCGACGTCGCGGCCGTGGTCTTCCCCGAGCTCGGGCTCACCGGGTACTCGAGCCAGGACCTGTTCCACCAGCAGGCGCTCGTCGAGGCGGCGATGACCGGCCTCGACCGCGTGCGGGCCGCGACGGAGGGGCTGGTGCCCTTGACCGTCGTCGGGCTCCCCCTCCGGCTCGGCCACCAGCTGTTCAACGTCGCCGTGGCGCTGCACGACGGCGACGTGCTCGGCGTCGTGCCCAAGGCGTACCTGCCGAACTACCGGGAGTTCTACGAGAAGCGGCACTTCAGCGCGGCCCGGGACGCGCCGACCGGCTCGATCGAGGTGCTCGGGCGCGAGGTGCCGTTCGGCGCCGGCCTCCTGTTCGCCGCCCGCGACCTCCCAGACCTCGTCGTCGGCGTGGAGATCTGCGAGGACCTCTGGGCCCCGCTCCCGCCGAGCACCCTGATGGCGATGGCCGGGGCCACCGTCCTGCTGAACCCGTCCGGCAGCAACATCACGATCGGCAAGGACGCCTACCGGCGGTCCCTCTGCAGCACGCACTCGGCGCAGACCATCTCCGCGTACGTGTACTCGGCGGCGGGCTCGGGCGAGTCGACCACCGACCTCGCCTGGGACGGCCACGCCCTCATCTGCGAGAACGGCGGCATCCTCGCCGAGTCCGAGCGGCACGCCACCGAGCCGCAGCTGGTGGTCCGGGACGTCGACCTCGACCGGCTGGTCGCCGACCGCATCCGCACGACCAGCTTCACCGACGCCGCCTCCGACCACCGCGCCCAGCTGGCGCCGCGACGGGTCCCGTTCACGCTCGGGCTCCCCGACCGCGCCTCGCCGCTCGAGCGGGCGGTGCCACGCTTCCCCTTCGTGCCGACCGACGGTCCGGACCGCGACGACCGCTGCGCCGAGGTGTACGCCATCCAGACGAGCGGGCTCGTGACCCGCCTGCGCGCCACGGGGATCGAGAAGGTCGTCGTCGGCGTGTCGGGCGGGCTCGACTCGACGCAGGCGCTGCTGGTGGCGGCGCGGTCGATGGACCTTCTCGGCCTCCCCCGGACCAACGTCCTCGGCGTCACGATGCCCGGGTTCGCCACGAGCGACCGCACGCTCGCCGACGCACTCGCGCTGATGGACGCGCTGGGCGTGCACGCCGACACGATCGACATCCGCCCGGCCGCGCAGCAGATGCTCGAGGACCTCGGACACCCCGCCGCCACCGGTGCACCCGACTACGACGTGACCTACGAGAACGTGCAGGCCGGGGCCCGCACCTCGCTCCTCTTCCGCCTCGCCAACCGGCACGGCGCGCTGGTGGTCGGCACGGGCGACCTGTCGGAGCTGGCGCTCGGCTGGTGCACCTACGGCGTGGGCGACCAGATGTCGCACTACGGCGTCAACGCCTCCGTCCCGAAGACGCTGGTCAAGGACCTGGTCCGCTGGGTCGCCCGCAGCGACGCGTTCGAACCGGCGACCGCGGAGGTCCTCGAGTCGATCCTCGCCACCGGCATCTCGCCGGAGCTGGTGCCCGGCTCCCCCGGCGACGATCCCGACGCCGGCCCGCACCAGCGCAGCGAGGACGTCGTCGGCCCGTACGACCTCCAGGACTTCCACCTGTACCACGTGCTGCGGTTCGGGTACCGGCCGTCAAAGGTCGCCTTCCTCGCGCACCACGCGTGGGGCGACCGGACCCGCGGGGACTGGCCGTCCTCGGTCGCCGAGGAGGACCGCCACGAGTACGACGTGGCGACGCTGCTGCGCTGGCAGCGCAAGTTCCTCGTGAGGTTCTTCGGGACCAGCCAGTTCAAGCGCTCCGCCATGCCCGACGGCCCCAAGGTGGGATCGGGCGGGTCGCTCTCACCCCGGGGCGATTGGCGGGCGCCGAGCGACGGCAGCGCGGCGGTGTGGCTCGCCGAGCTCGACCACGTCGCCGCCGAGCTCGACCTCGCCTGA
- a CDS encoding TIGR03557 family F420-dependent LLM class oxidoreductase, producing MTVFGLKLMSELRGPVTLVDQAIAAEARGLEFVSISDHFHPWLPEQHHSPFAWSVLGAIASRTTTIELATGVTCPILRYHPAIVAQAAATVAAMSNRRFTLAVGAGERLNEHVTGGHFPSVDLRHEMLEEAVDIIRTLWTGDWTTIRGQHLSVEDARLFDLPDDPPDLAVAVSGPASLEVARRCGADAIVATESKAELVDGWVEGGGDRSMTWTEVPFAWAPSVDEGRELARSRFRFGAGGWKVMSELPNPVNFDAATSQVRPEDLVDSVPSGPDPAPYVAALRAYQDAGFERIAIVPVGDDLDVLLEFWEREVRPEVG from the coding sequence ATGACCGTGTTCGGACTGAAGCTGATGTCGGAGCTGCGCGGCCCGGTGACCCTGGTCGACCAGGCGATCGCGGCGGAGGCTCGCGGGCTCGAGTTCGTGTCCATCTCGGACCACTTCCACCCGTGGCTGCCCGAGCAGCACCACAGCCCGTTCGCGTGGTCGGTGCTCGGTGCCATCGCGTCGCGGACCACCACGATCGAGCTGGCCACGGGCGTCACCTGCCCGATCCTCCGGTACCACCCGGCGATCGTCGCCCAGGCGGCGGCCACCGTGGCCGCCATGTCGAACCGCCGCTTCACGCTCGCGGTCGGCGCCGGGGAGCGGCTCAACGAGCACGTGACCGGCGGCCACTTCCCGTCGGTGGACCTCCGGCACGAGATGCTCGAGGAGGCGGTCGACATCATCCGGACGTTGTGGACCGGCGACTGGACGACCATCCGGGGCCAGCACCTGTCTGTCGAGGACGCCCGGTTGTTCGACCTGCCCGACGACCCGCCCGACCTCGCGGTCGCCGTGAGCGGACCCGCCTCGCTCGAGGTGGCCCGACGCTGCGGCGCCGACGCCATCGTCGCGACCGAGTCGAAGGCCGAGCTCGTCGACGGCTGGGTCGAGGGCGGCGGCGACCGCTCGATGACGTGGACCGAGGTGCCCTTCGCGTGGGCGCCGTCGGTCGACGAGGGCCGGGAGCTGGCCCGCAGCCGTTTCCGGTTCGGCGCCGGCGGCTGGAAGGTCATGTCGGAGCTGCCGAACCCCGTGAACTTCGACGCCGCCACCAGCCAGGTCCGGCCCGAGGACCTCGTGGACAGCGTGCCGAGCGGACCCGATCCGGCGCCGTACGTCGCGGCGCTGCGCGCCTACCAGGACGCCGGGTTCGAGCGCATCGCCATCGTGCCCGTCGGCGACGACCTGGACGTGCTGCTCGAGTTCTGGGAGCGAGAGGTCCGCCCCGAGGTCGGCTGA
- a CDS encoding sensor histidine kinase encodes MPHPQLDAFFDALVDYGLVLLDPDGAVVRWNPGAEQITGYPARIMVGSSIGLLQPEDDAGQTEADLAVAVADGRHEHVGWRRRADGSGFWASTVTTAIRGDDGRLSGFGVIMRDLTDQKRGEDALRESEQRFRLLVSGVADYAIFLLDPDGTIASWNLGAERLKGYTAGEIIGRHLSTFYTDEDRRRELPQHGLREARANGRWEQEGWRLRKDGSRFWANVVITSLTGPDGEHRGFTKVTRDLTDRKRNEDALRGVLERERDAATRLRELDRMRGDLIAIITHDLRAPVGVLRNLIDLYRDERDELTTAEAGELVERMSGKAELLASLVDDVFEMTLLEAGHLQFEAAPVDLDGLLEQLAQDVLTTAGRSVRVLEGGPRWVRADGHRLWQVLNNLLSNAVKFSPPDTPIQVATSEDGGLVRVSVSDQGPGIPAEHLEEVFEPFRRLASPIPAPGSGLGLHIAKLLIEGQGGRIWAEPGRARGATVVIELPEGEPAPA; translated from the coding sequence ATGCCACATCCGCAGCTCGACGCCTTCTTCGACGCGCTGGTCGACTACGGGCTCGTCCTGCTGGACCCCGACGGGGCCGTCGTGAGGTGGAACCCGGGCGCCGAGCAGATCACCGGCTACCCGGCCCGGATCATGGTCGGCTCGAGCATCGGGTTGCTGCAGCCCGAGGACGACGCCGGGCAGACCGAGGCCGACCTGGCCGTCGCGGTGGCCGACGGCCGCCACGAGCACGTCGGTTGGCGGCGACGTGCGGACGGCTCCGGGTTCTGGGCCAGCACTGTCACCACCGCCATCCGCGGCGACGACGGCCGCCTCTCCGGCTTCGGGGTCATCATGCGCGACCTCACCGACCAGAAGCGGGGCGAGGACGCGCTGCGCGAGAGCGAGCAGCGCTTCCGGCTGCTCGTCTCCGGCGTGGCGGACTACGCCATCTTCCTGCTCGACCCCGACGGCACGATCGCGAGCTGGAACCTGGGCGCCGAACGGCTGAAGGGCTACACCGCCGGCGAGATCATCGGCCGGCACCTCAGCACCTTCTACACCGACGAGGACCGCCGCCGGGAGCTGCCCCAGCACGGGCTGCGGGAGGCCCGAGCCAACGGGCGGTGGGAGCAGGAGGGCTGGCGTCTCCGCAAGGACGGCTCCCGGTTCTGGGCGAACGTCGTGATCACCTCGCTGACCGGCCCCGACGGCGAGCACCGCGGCTTCACGAAGGTCACCCGCGACCTCACCGACCGGAAGCGCAACGAAGACGCCCTCCGCGGGGTGCTGGAGCGCGAGCGGGACGCCGCGACCCGTCTCCGGGAGCTCGACCGCATGCGGGGCGACCTCATCGCGATCATCACCCACGACCTGCGCGCGCCGGTCGGGGTGCTGCGCAACCTCATCGACCTCTACCGCGACGAGCGCGACGAGCTCACCACCGCCGAGGCGGGGGAGCTCGTCGAGCGGATGTCGGGCAAGGCCGAGCTGCTGGCGTCGCTGGTCGACGACGTGTTCGAGATGACGCTGCTCGAGGCCGGCCACCTGCAGTTCGAGGCGGCGCCGGTGGACCTGGACGGCCTCCTCGAGCAGCTGGCGCAGGACGTGCTCACGACCGCCGGACGTTCGGTCCGGGTCCTCGAGGGCGGACCGAGGTGGGTGCGCGCCGACGGGCACCGGCTCTGGCAGGTGCTGAACAACCTCCTGTCCAACGCCGTGAAGTTCTCGCCCCCCGACACGCCCATCCAGGTCGCCACCTCGGAGGACGGCGGGCTCGTGCGGGTGTCCGTGTCGGACCAGGGCCCCGGCATCCCCGCCGAGCACCTCGAGGAGGTGTTCGAGCCGTTCCGACGGCTGGCGTCGCCGATCCCGGCCCCCGGCAGCGGGCTCGGGCTGCACATCGCCAAGCTGCTGATCGAGGGCCAGGGTGGTCGCATCTGGGCCGAGCCCGGCCGGGCACGGGGCGCGACGGTCGTGATCGAGCTGCCCGAGGGCGAACCCGCACCGGCATGA
- a CDS encoding bifunctional PIG-L family deacetylase/class I SAM-dependent methyltransferase, translating to MSRSPQPCSAPDDRSFSHRDAGTDEAVWAAAIDRVRPTHFADLGPPDEVVVVAPHPDDESLGAGGSIASWSAAGARVEIVVCSDGEAAGTGRDRIAEVRAAARRLTTSGEVAVRRLGLPDGGLADDASRLRESIAGAVAGADVVVSPWPRDGHPDHRAVGDAVRAVAGDRLRLEYPVWAWHWGGPADLPAQDLVVVPLSPSAQRAKAAAVACHRSQLDGPDPVLTDRVLAHFRRDVECFVVDEAGRARLRQVDRSSAAFFDALYRSTPSGDPWDLAHGPDDVGKVAAVAQAVAALGRRQRGLEVGCGPGLLTARLGPLVDELLAVDASARAVEIARRRCAELRDVTVREAHVPAGLREADRGFDLVVLSDVAYYFDPPSLRALVADLRDRTVEGAVLVAAHWTGRSPDHRLDGDTTHRVIGDAIGWPRAAERTLPAHRLDVWARP from the coding sequence GTGAGCCGATCGCCACAGCCCTGCTCGGCCCCGGACGACCGGTCGTTCAGCCACCGCGACGCCGGCACGGACGAGGCGGTGTGGGCTGCGGCCATCGACCGCGTCCGTCCCACGCACTTCGCCGACCTGGGCCCGCCCGACGAGGTGGTGGTCGTCGCCCCGCACCCCGACGACGAGTCGCTCGGCGCCGGCGGGTCGATCGCGTCGTGGAGCGCCGCCGGGGCGCGGGTGGAGATCGTCGTGTGCAGCGACGGCGAGGCGGCGGGGACCGGCCGGGACCGGATCGCCGAGGTGCGGGCGGCGGCCCGCCGTCTGACGACGTCGGGCGAGGTGGCGGTGCGGCGCCTCGGTCTCCCCGACGGCGGCCTCGCCGACGACGCGAGCAGGTTGCGCGAGTCGATCGCCGGGGCGGTCGCCGGCGCCGACGTGGTGGTGTCGCCGTGGCCCCGGGACGGCCACCCGGACCACCGCGCGGTCGGCGATGCCGTCCGTGCCGTCGCCGGTGATCGGCTCCGGCTCGAGTACCCGGTCTGGGCCTGGCACTGGGGCGGTCCGGCCGACCTGCCGGCGCAGGACCTGGTCGTCGTGCCGCTCTCCCCGTCGGCGCAGCGGGCCAAGGCCGCCGCCGTGGCGTGCCATCGATCCCAGCTCGATGGCCCGGATCCGGTGCTGACCGACCGGGTGCTCGCCCACTTCCGCCGCGACGTCGAGTGCTTCGTCGTCGACGAGGCCGGCCGCGCCCGGCTCCGGCAGGTGGACCGCTCGTCCGCCGCCTTCTTCGACGCGCTCTACCGCAGCACGCCGTCCGGCGATCCGTGGGACCTGGCCCACGGGCCCGACGACGTGGGCAAGGTCGCTGCGGTCGCCCAGGCCGTCGCGGCGCTGGGTCGACGGCAGCGAGGCCTCGAGGTCGGCTGCGGCCCCGGGCTGCTCACGGCGCGGCTCGGGCCGCTCGTCGACGAACTGCTCGCGGTCGACGCGTCGGCCCGGGCGGTCGAGATCGCCCGCCGCCGGTGCGCCGAGCTGCGCGACGTCACGGTGCGCGAGGCCCACGTGCCGGCCGGGCTCCGGGAGGCCGACCGGGGCTTCGACCTGGTCGTCCTCTCCGACGTGGCGTACTACTTCGATCCGCCGTCGCTCCGGGCGCTGGTCGCGGACCTGCGCGACCGCACCGTGGAGGGTGCGGTCCTGGTCGCGGCGCACTGGACCGGTCGGAGCCCCGACCACCGGCTCGACGGCGACACGACGCACCGCGTCATCGGCGACGCGATCGGGTGGCCGCGCGCTGCTGAGCGGACGTTGCCGGCCCATCGGCTCGACGTGTGGGCGCGGCCGTGA
- a CDS encoding response regulator — protein sequence MSASLEHLRVLLVDDDADQRFVLRRQLARRGITDVEEAADGASAVREAEHHRPDLVVLDLAMPGQSGMDVLPELQAVAADSRIVVLSNLPAHRVRSATERRGAYGFVSKRTEPDRVVEELLLAAALIDGSRRSTVRLGADRSAPSLARAMVRSTLDEAGEDLLMTAELLISELVTNAVEHAAAAPSVTLDLSPDRLRVEVADDDPRGVEPRSPRPDQAGGRGLGLVDRLADRWGQDATDRGKVVWFEIARR from the coding sequence ATGAGCGCGTCGCTCGAGCACCTGCGGGTCCTCCTCGTCGACGACGACGCCGACCAGCGCTTCGTCCTGCGCCGGCAGCTGGCCCGGCGCGGCATCACCGACGTCGAGGAGGCGGCGGACGGGGCGAGCGCCGTCCGCGAGGCGGAGCACCACCGGCCCGACCTCGTCGTACTCGACCTCGCGATGCCGGGGCAGTCCGGCATGGACGTGCTGCCGGAGCTGCAGGCGGTCGCCGCCGACTCGCGGATCGTCGTGCTGTCGAACCTGCCCGCCCACCGCGTCCGCAGCGCGACCGAGCGACGGGGCGCCTACGGCTTCGTGAGCAAGCGGACCGAGCCGGACCGGGTGGTGGAGGAGCTCCTGCTGGCCGCCGCCCTGATCGACGGCTCACGCCGGTCCACGGTGCGGCTCGGCGCCGACCGCTCCGCGCCGTCGCTGGCCCGGGCGATGGTCCGCTCCACGCTCGACGAGGCCGGCGAGGACCTGCTGATGACCGCGGAGCTGCTGATCAGCGAGCTCGTGACCAACGCCGTGGAGCACGCTGCCGCGGCACCGTCGGTGACGCTCGACCTGTCGCCGGACCGGCTGCGGGTGGAGGTCGCCGACGACGACCCCCGGGGCGTCGAGCCCCGGTCGCCCCGTCCCGACCAGGCGGGCGGACGAGGTCTGGGGTTGGTGGACCGCCTGGCCGACCGCTGGGGCCAGGACGCGACCGACCGCGGCAAGGTCGTCTGGTTCGAGATCGCCCGCCGCTGA
- a CDS encoding glycosyltransferase, whose protein sequence is MTGGPAVGVVIPARDEEAVVAAAVSSVRRSLAAAGVVRSCIVVVADDCRDGTVAAARAALGCSGEVLEVGHRCVGAARQEGSARALRRLGARPEACWLLSIDADSSAPADWVTRHLAHASAGIECVAGVVDLVRGTPAPLRRAFHRRYGLDGRSEGRHHHVHGTNLGIRGDTLLAAGGWPSSATGEDHGLWDAVGALGRWRVQDAAIVVRTSGRLVGRAPLGFARDLRLLVGSGEVELGGDVVELGEPHRRAAVARRPPIAPG, encoded by the coding sequence GTGACCGGCGGCCCCGCGGTCGGCGTGGTCATCCCGGCCCGGGACGAGGAGGCGGTCGTCGCCGCCGCGGTCTCGTCCGTGCGGCGCTCGCTCGCGGCGGCCGGTGTCGTCCGGTCGTGCATCGTCGTCGTCGCCGACGACTGCCGGGACGGGACGGTGGCCGCCGCCCGTGCGGCGCTCGGCTGCTCGGGTGAGGTCCTCGAGGTCGGGCACCGGTGCGTCGGTGCGGCGCGCCAGGAGGGATCGGCCCGGGCGCTCCGCCGCCTCGGCGCCCGGCCGGAGGCGTGCTGGCTCCTGTCGATCGACGCAGACAGCTCCGCTCCGGCCGACTGGGTCACACGCCACCTGGCGCACGCGTCCGCCGGCATCGAGTGCGTCGCCGGCGTCGTGGACCTCGTGCGGGGGACCCCGGCTCCGCTGCGCCGGGCGTTCCACCGGCGCTACGGGCTCGACGGGCGGTCGGAGGGACGGCACCACCACGTGCACGGCACCAACCTCGGCATCCGCGGCGACACGCTGCTGGCCGCCGGCGGCTGGCCGTCGTCGGCGACCGGCGAGGACCACGGGCTGTGGGACGCGGTCGGAGCGCTCGGACGCTGGCGCGTGCAGGACGCGGCGATCGTCGTCCGGACCAGCGGTCGACTGGTCGGACGGGCGCCGCTCGGCTTCGCCCGCGACCTCCGGCTGCTGGTCGGCTCAGGCGAGGTCGAGCTCGGCGGCGACGTGGTCGAGCTCGGCGAGCCACACCGCCGCGCTGCCGTCGCTCGGCGCCCGCCAATCGCCCCGGGGTGA